The following proteins are co-located in the Microbacterium sp. SORGH_AS_0888 genome:
- a CDS encoding TetR/AcrR family transcriptional regulator: MSVTSPPSAARTAVVAAALDLFAQQGFESTTVDQIARASGISRSTFFRQFGGKDDVVFADHDAVLQTLRDYLDTHHADPWEAVCEASLIAYRHFAADPELARRRYAVVRGVPALREREIVMVFQYERLFDEYLRRALPGIDPLDAVSFAALVTAVHNHVLRQLLRGTKRVPVSVLRRALDKALARFGVGDAAVPASEELVVAVFPRRMPPAEIARRLRDELT, translated from the coding sequence ATGAGCGTGACATCCCCCCCGTCCGCCGCGCGCACCGCCGTCGTCGCCGCTGCGCTGGACCTGTTCGCCCAGCAGGGGTTCGAGTCGACCACGGTCGATCAGATCGCGCGGGCATCCGGGATCTCCCGCTCCACGTTCTTCCGGCAGTTCGGCGGCAAGGACGACGTCGTCTTCGCCGATCACGACGCGGTGCTGCAGACCCTTCGCGACTACCTCGACACGCACCATGCCGATCCCTGGGAGGCGGTCTGCGAGGCCTCGTTGATCGCCTACCGCCACTTCGCCGCGGATCCGGAGCTGGCTCGCCGTCGTTACGCCGTGGTGCGCGGAGTGCCGGCGCTGCGCGAGCGCGAGATCGTCATGGTGTTCCAGTACGAGCGCCTCTTCGACGAGTACCTGCGGCGGGCGCTCCCCGGGATCGACCCGCTCGACGCGGTCAGCTTCGCGGCGCTCGTCACGGCGGTGCACAACCACGTGCTGCGCCAGCTGCTGCGCGGCACGAAGCGCGTGCCGGTCTCGGTGCTGCGGCGCGCGCTCGACAAGGCGCTCGCCCGGTTCGGGGTGGGCGACGCGGCGGTCCCGGCGTCTGAGGAGCTCGTCGTCGCGGTCTTCCCCCGCCGGATGCCGCCGGCCGAGATCGCGCGCCGCCTGCGCGACGAGCTCACCTGA
- a CDS encoding helix-turn-helix transcriptional regulator yields the protein MPSVGVSDRYVHCRLTELLDQRGMSLTELSDRVGVTIANLSILKNDRAKAIRFTTLAAICDVLDCEVGELFVILPGSPPAPRARRGRRSP from the coding sequence ATGCCGTCGGTCGGCGTCTCCGACCGGTACGTGCACTGTCGGCTGACCGAGCTGCTCGATCAGCGCGGGATGAGTCTGACCGAGCTGAGCGACCGCGTCGGCGTGACGATCGCCAACCTCTCGATCCTGAAGAACGACCGCGCCAAGGCGATCCGGTTCACGACCCTCGCAGCGATCTGCGACGTGCTCGACTGCGAGGTCGGGGAGCTCTTCGTCATCCTGCCCGGCTCGCCCCCGGCCCCGCGAGCGCGACGAGGCCGGAGGTCTCCGTGA
- a CDS encoding glycosyltransferase 87 family protein produces MTTIGSGEHGAGARTRLAAVLDRRGVSVEQLSKRCDVAAAPLERLRLGTAEGIRFDTVVALTRELDCAVDDLFDRSGGVPVTGVRDRPRTTCRVPQRWLLVLGASVVSLVVVWVLTAVVSSVNPVDFLVYRYGAAAASAGEDIYRQNLGGPMMPPGGLPFTYTPFAALVLLPTTLLEPTVAYLLWSWMTMAVLTGVIWSCTPAGPARVRRVVVSLAVSGASIVVASHIIFGQINVPLMALCLVDVLRREGGGRARWLPSGALVGVAAAIKLTPALFLLYFAVTRQWSRLAWGAGIAAACTAIGAVVFPEASGTFFRDTVWHLSDRVDLGGLFATSGNNSIQGALAFAGAPSVLAVLAAAGAGAAGLAAAVVAHRRADELSATVIVGLTACLVSPVSWLHHWVYLVPALVLLSTRPSRSARRFVAVAAVVLLCTGPNLGDVVLGMQLAPLQPIGLLLRESLVILGAVAVCMLARRPAPAAGA; encoded by the coding sequence GTGACGACGATCGGCTCCGGCGAGCACGGCGCGGGCGCGCGGACGAGGCTCGCGGCGGTGCTCGACCGCCGCGGTGTGTCGGTCGAGCAGTTGAGCAAGCGGTGCGACGTCGCCGCCGCGCCCCTGGAGCGGCTCCGACTCGGAACGGCGGAGGGCATCCGGTTCGACACCGTTGTCGCGCTCACACGGGAGCTCGACTGCGCTGTCGACGACCTGTTCGACCGCTCCGGCGGGGTACCGGTGACGGGTGTTCGCGATCGCCCGCGGACGACGTGCCGCGTGCCCCAGCGGTGGCTGCTGGTTCTCGGCGCGAGCGTCGTGTCGCTCGTCGTCGTCTGGGTGCTGACCGCCGTCGTCAGCAGCGTCAACCCGGTCGACTTCCTCGTCTACCGTTACGGCGCCGCAGCTGCGTCGGCCGGTGAGGACATCTATCGACAGAACCTCGGCGGTCCCATGATGCCGCCCGGCGGATTGCCGTTCACCTATACACCGTTCGCCGCGCTGGTGCTCCTGCCGACCACGCTCCTCGAGCCGACCGTGGCCTATCTGCTGTGGTCATGGATGACGATGGCCGTCCTCACGGGCGTCATCTGGAGCTGCACGCCGGCAGGACCCGCACGAGTCCGCCGTGTCGTCGTCTCTCTCGCGGTGAGCGGAGCGTCGATCGTGGTGGCCAGCCACATCATCTTCGGCCAGATCAACGTCCCCCTCATGGCCCTCTGCCTCGTCGACGTCCTGCGCCGAGAAGGCGGCGGCCGTGCACGGTGGCTGCCCTCCGGTGCGCTCGTGGGCGTGGCGGCGGCGATCAAGCTCACCCCCGCGCTGTTCCTCCTGTACTTCGCGGTGACCCGTCAATGGAGCCGCCTCGCCTGGGGTGCGGGCATCGCCGCGGCATGCACGGCGATCGGCGCCGTCGTGTTCCCCGAGGCGAGCGGGACGTTCTTCCGGGACACGGTCTGGCATCTCAGCGACAGGGTGGACCTCGGCGGCCTGTTCGCGACGTCGGGGAACAACTCGATCCAGGGCGCCTTGGCCTTCGCCGGAGCGCCCTCGGTGCTCGCCGTCCTCGCCGCCGCCGGCGCCGGCGCCGCGGGGCTTGCCGCCGCGGTCGTGGCACATCGACGCGCGGACGAGCTCTCGGCGACGGTCATCGTCGGTCTCACGGCCTGCCTCGTCTCGCCCGTGAGCTGGCTGCACCACTGGGTCTACCTCGTGCCCGCGCTCGTCCTTCTCTCCACCCGGCCCTCGCGGTCCGCGCGTCGGTTCGTCGCGGTGGCCGCCGTCGTCCTGCTGTGCACCGGGCCGAACCTCGGCGACGTCGTGCTCGGCATGCAGCTCGCGCCCCTGCAGCCGATCGGGCTGCTCCTTCGGGAGTCGCTCGTTATCCTCGGCGCGGTGGCCGTCTGCATGCTCGCTCGTCGACCGGCACCGGCCGCGGGAGCGTGA
- the sucC gene encoding ADP-forming succinate--CoA ligase subunit beta: MDLYEYQARDLFEKYEVPVLAGIVADTPEEVKAAAEKLGGVVVVKAQVKTGGRGKAGGVKVAKTPDEAYEAAKAILGLDIKGHIVKRVMVAAGAQIEREFYFSVLLDRANRSYLSLCSVEGGMEIEQLAVEKPEALAKVEVDPLTGIDAAKALEIARAGGFDEELAPKVADVFVKLYDVYKGEGATLVEVNPLVQTASGDIVALDGKVSLDDNATEVRHPEHEELEDKDAADPLEAKAKANGLNYVKLDGQVGIIGNGAGLVMSTLDVVAYAGEDHGGVKPANFLDIGGGASATVMAAGLDVILGDPQVKSVFVNVFGGITSCVAVADGIVKALEILGDTATKPLVVRLDGNQVEEGRAILAAANHPLVTLAAGMDEGADKAAELANA; the protein is encoded by the coding sequence GTGGATCTGTACGAGTACCAGGCACGTGATCTGTTCGAGAAGTACGAGGTGCCGGTGCTCGCCGGCATCGTCGCCGACACCCCCGAGGAGGTGAAGGCAGCGGCCGAGAAGCTCGGCGGCGTCGTGGTCGTGAAGGCTCAGGTCAAGACCGGCGGACGCGGCAAGGCCGGCGGCGTGAAGGTCGCCAAGACTCCCGACGAGGCGTACGAGGCGGCCAAGGCCATCCTCGGCCTCGACATCAAGGGCCACATCGTCAAGCGCGTGATGGTCGCCGCCGGTGCCCAGATCGAGCGCGAGTTCTACTTCTCGGTCCTGCTCGACCGCGCCAACCGCTCCTACCTGTCGCTGTGCTCGGTCGAGGGCGGCATGGAGATCGAGCAGCTCGCGGTGGAGAAGCCCGAGGCGCTCGCGAAGGTCGAGGTCGACCCGCTGACGGGCATCGACGCGGCCAAGGCCCTCGAGATCGCCCGGGCCGGCGGCTTCGACGAGGAGCTCGCCCCGAAGGTCGCCGACGTCTTCGTCAAGCTCTACGACGTCTACAAGGGCGAGGGCGCGACCCTCGTCGAGGTGAACCCGCTCGTGCAGACCGCCTCGGGCGACATCGTCGCGCTCGACGGCAAGGTCAGCCTCGACGACAACGCCACCGAGGTGCGCCACCCCGAGCACGAGGAGCTCGAGGACAAGGACGCGGCCGACCCGCTCGAGGCCAAGGCGAAGGCGAACGGCCTCAACTACGTCAAGCTCGACGGCCAGGTGGGCATCATCGGAAACGGTGCGGGGCTGGTCATGTCGACCCTGGATGTCGTCGCCTACGCGGGCGAGGACCACGGCGGCGTGAAGCCCGCCAACTTCCTCGACATCGGCGGCGGCGCCTCGGCGACGGTCATGGCCGCGGGCCTGGACGTCATCCTCGGCGACCCGCAGGTCAAGAGCGTGTTCGTGAACGTCTTCGGCGGCATCACGAGCTGCGTGGCCGTGGCCGACGGCATCGTGAAGGCGCTCGAGATCCTCGGCGACACCGCGACCAAGCCCCTCGTCGTCCGCCTGGACGGCAACCAGGTCGAAGAGGGTCGCGCGATCCTCGCCGCGGCCAACCACCCGCTCGTGACCCTCGCCGCCGGCATGGACGAGGGCGCCGACAAGGCCGCCGAGCTGGCGAACGCCTGA
- the sucD gene encoding succinate--CoA ligase subunit alpha has translation MSIYLNKDSKVIVQGITGGEGTKHTALMLKAGTQVVGGVNARKAGTTVSHTDAAGNPVELPVFASVAEAIEATGADVSIAFVPPAFTKDAMVEAIDSEIPLLVVITEGVPVGDTAEAWAYAKSKGNKTRIIGPNCPGIITPGESLVGITPANITGKGPIGLVSKSGTLTYQMMFELRDLGFSTAIGIGGDPIIGTTHIDALAAFEADPETKAIVMIGEIGGDAEERAADFIKANVTKPVVGYVAGFTAPEGKTMGHAGAIVSGSAGTAQAKKEALEAAGVKVGKTPSETAALMREIIAAL, from the coding sequence ATGTCGATCTATCTCAACAAGGACTCCAAGGTCATCGTCCAGGGCATCACCGGCGGCGAGGGCACGAAGCACACGGCCCTCATGCTGAAGGCCGGCACCCAGGTCGTCGGAGGCGTCAACGCGCGCAAGGCGGGCACGACCGTCTCGCACACGGATGCCGCCGGAAACCCGGTCGAGCTGCCCGTGTTCGCGTCTGTCGCGGAGGCGATCGAGGCCACCGGCGCCGACGTGTCGATCGCGTTCGTGCCGCCGGCGTTCACGAAGGACGCGATGGTCGAGGCCATCGACAGCGAGATCCCGCTGCTCGTGGTGATCACCGAGGGCGTGCCCGTCGGCGACACCGCCGAGGCGTGGGCGTACGCCAAGAGCAAGGGCAACAAGACCCGGATCATCGGCCCGAACTGCCCCGGGATCATCACGCCCGGCGAGTCGCTCGTGGGCATCACCCCCGCCAACATCACCGGCAAGGGCCCGATCGGACTCGTGTCGAAGTCGGGCACGCTGACGTACCAGATGATGTTCGAGCTGCGTGACCTCGGCTTCTCGACCGCCATCGGCATCGGCGGCGACCCCATCATCGGCACGACGCACATCGACGCGCTCGCCGCCTTCGAGGCCGACCCGGAGACCAAGGCGATCGTCATGATCGGCGAGATCGGCGGCGACGCCGAGGAGCGCGCCGCGGACTTCATCAAGGCGAACGTCACCAAGCCCGTTGTCGGGTACGTCGCGGGCTTCACGGCGCCCGAGGGCAAGACCATGGGTCACGCGGGTGCGATCGTGTCCGGCTCCGCCGGCACGGCACAGGCCAAGAAGGAGGCCCTCGAGGCCGCCGGCGTCAAGGTCGGCAAGACGCCGTCCGAGACGGCTGCCCTGATGCGCGAGATCATCGCCGCGCTCTGA
- a CDS encoding nitroreductase family deazaflavin-dependent oxidoreductase, with the protein MPLTGEYKPSTAEWARTQAETYEATNGAEGGELRGVPIIVLTTVGAKTGALRKTALMRVEHDGRYAVIASKGGLPEEPVWAGNMRRHPHVELQDKAVKRDYLAREVSGEERELWWERAVAVWPDYADYQTKTDRVIAVFVLEPFADR; encoded by the coding sequence ATGCCATTGACCGGGGAGTACAAGCCGTCCACCGCCGAGTGGGCCCGCACCCAGGCCGAGACCTACGAGGCCACGAACGGCGCAGAGGGCGGCGAGCTGCGCGGCGTGCCGATCATCGTGCTCACGACCGTCGGTGCCAAGACCGGAGCCCTGCGCAAGACGGCGCTGATGCGGGTCGAGCACGATGGCCGGTACGCGGTCATCGCATCCAAGGGCGGATTGCCGGAGGAGCCGGTCTGGGCCGGGAACATGCGCCGCCACCCGCACGTCGAGCTGCAGGACAAGGCCGTCAAACGCGACTACCTCGCCCGTGAGGTCTCGGGCGAGGAGCGCGAGCTGTGGTGGGAGCGCGCCGTTGCGGTGTGGCCCGACTACGCCGACTACCAGACCAAGACGGATCGGGTCATCGCGGTGTTCGTGCTGGAGCCCTTCGCCGACCGATGA
- a CDS encoding polysaccharide deacetylase family protein, with product MRRRLTAAAVVAVVALLAGCAPAVDRSWTPSTWPEASVSIVETPGTLDPADVGGLSGQRIRNDAVGVQARWTRLPGDAPINARLSQLVRDAITARSAAARVAYGPAVFPQGTGMGDRSCQRGSTLRPATQVLADPAFGPAGGVGTAVVCDVVVAAGTFFGERIRVVTGSSRAVTSDVATTLFTNTATGEVVTGDALWTDAAPLVLWDDLVEAIRRDHGSLSLATVQPPGDATISAVRAALAQAEVIPGRSLAVTLPPGFTAPELTALGVPPTAEPTTMAVPADTAAAITTPFGAALAAAAAVPFKPPAPAFAGFTSVDCTLVPCVAMTYDDGPSEYTAGILDTVAAHHASVTFFSMGQKAAPYAAVAKRALAEGNLVENHTWDHPHLTTLSAAQVARQIRDTTAAYLSATGQAPTVFRPPYGQYNAAVLAAAGMPAILWDVDGFDWQGPADDVLVSRVVDQPQPGSIVLQHDIQPVTARTVDRVYTALADRGFTLVNIRQLFGGRLPSSGVWKSGR from the coding sequence ATGAGGCGGCGGCTGACCGCGGCGGCCGTCGTCGCCGTCGTCGCGCTGCTGGCCGGCTGCGCCCCCGCCGTCGACCGTTCGTGGACGCCGTCGACGTGGCCCGAGGCATCCGTCAGCATCGTGGAGACACCCGGAACGCTCGATCCGGCCGATGTCGGCGGACTGTCGGGACAGCGCATCCGCAACGACGCGGTCGGCGTCCAGGCCCGCTGGACGCGGCTGCCCGGCGACGCGCCGATCAACGCCCGTCTCTCGCAGCTCGTGCGTGACGCGATCACCGCCCGCTCCGCGGCGGCGCGGGTTGCGTACGGTCCCGCCGTGTTCCCGCAGGGAACGGGGATGGGCGACCGTTCGTGCCAGCGGGGGAGCACGCTGCGGCCCGCCACCCAGGTGCTCGCCGATCCCGCCTTCGGTCCCGCCGGCGGCGTGGGGACGGCCGTCGTCTGCGACGTGGTCGTGGCCGCGGGCACCTTCTTCGGCGAGCGCATCCGCGTCGTCACCGGGTCGTCGCGGGCGGTGACGTCCGACGTCGCGACGACGCTGTTCACGAACACCGCCACGGGAGAGGTCGTCACCGGTGATGCGCTGTGGACGGACGCCGCACCGCTCGTCCTGTGGGACGACCTCGTAGAGGCGATCCGTCGGGATCACGGCTCGCTGAGCCTGGCGACGGTGCAGCCTCCCGGCGACGCGACGATCTCCGCGGTCCGCGCCGCGCTCGCGCAGGCCGAGGTGATCCCCGGGAGATCGCTCGCGGTCACCCTTCCGCCCGGTTTCACCGCTCCCGAGCTCACCGCGCTCGGCGTGCCGCCGACGGCGGAGCCGACCACGATGGCGGTGCCCGCCGACACGGCTGCCGCGATCACGACGCCGTTCGGCGCCGCGTTGGCGGCCGCCGCAGCCGTGCCCTTCAAGCCGCCCGCTCCGGCGTTCGCGGGGTTCACGAGCGTGGACTGCACGCTCGTGCCGTGCGTCGCCATGACCTACGACGACGGACCGAGCGAGTACACGGCCGGCATCCTGGACACGGTCGCCGCGCACCACGCCTCGGTCACGTTCTTCTCGATGGGGCAGAAGGCGGCCCCCTACGCGGCGGTCGCGAAACGGGCGCTCGCCGAGGGCAACCTCGTCGAGAACCACACCTGGGACCATCCGCACCTCACCACGCTCTCGGCTGCGCAGGTCGCCCGGCAGATCCGCGACACGACGGCCGCCTACCTGTCCGCCACCGGGCAGGCGCCGACCGTGTTCCGCCCGCCCTATGGGCAGTACAACGCTGCCGTGCTCGCCGCCGCCGGGATGCCCGCGATCCTGTGGGACGTCGACGGCTTCGACTGGCAGGGCCCGGCGGACGACGTCCTCGTGAGCCGGGTCGTCGATCAGCCGCAGCCGGGATCGATCGTCCTGCAGCACGACATCCAGCCGGTCACCGCCCGCACGGTCGACCGGGTCTACACCGCGCTCGCGGACCGCGGCTTCACGCTCGTGAACATCAGGCAGCTCTTCGGCGGCAGGCTTCCGAGCTCGGGCGTGTGGAAGTCGGGCCGCTGA
- a CDS encoding DUF6350 family protein, whose product MQRVLVLLLSALDAFVAVLVGIAAAFAPLMVLWFVVFGAGDASALWQTTVAVWQLGHGVPLHITLPDAYLAANAIDPSLARFVLSLAPLGFAAASLLFGARSGARAARAGAWITGVLSGAVVFAAFAAVAAVTARSGLAAVYLWQAVAFPAAFYAAGLVLGAVPTAWREGDDGVLDAFRRRLGRVSDAWLSVPGLAVRGAAIAVTGVVGAGALVTAVALILRGGTIVALSQSANLDLWGVIAMGLAQVLYLPTLIVWAVSFLSGPGFAVGVGTSVTPAGTQLGVVPGVPLLGVLPDSTSPWLLVLALLPIAAGALAGWAVRSRLQRDAEPAGPRAVIAVAIAALSAAVAALLCLVASGSLGPDRLSQVGPEPGPVALAIGLEVLVGAGILLLSPRARHD is encoded by the coding sequence ATGCAACGCGTCCTCGTCCTCCTCCTCTCCGCGCTCGACGCGTTCGTCGCGGTGCTCGTCGGCATCGCCGCCGCCTTCGCGCCGCTGATGGTGCTGTGGTTCGTCGTCTTCGGCGCGGGCGACGCATCGGCGCTCTGGCAGACCACGGTCGCCGTGTGGCAGCTGGGTCACGGGGTGCCGTTGCACATCACGCTCCCGGACGCCTACCTCGCCGCGAATGCCATCGACCCCTCGCTCGCGCGGTTCGTGCTCTCGCTCGCCCCGCTCGGCTTCGCCGCGGCATCCCTGCTCTTCGGGGCCCGTTCGGGTGCGCGTGCGGCCCGTGCCGGCGCGTGGATCACGGGCGTGCTCTCCGGTGCCGTCGTGTTCGCGGCGTTCGCCGCCGTGGCGGCGGTCACCGCGCGCAGCGGGCTCGCCGCGGTCTACCTGTGGCAGGCCGTCGCGTTCCCGGCCGCGTTCTACGCCGCCGGGCTCGTGCTGGGAGCCGTGCCGACCGCGTGGCGCGAGGGCGACGACGGAGTGCTGGATGCGTTCCGCCGCCGGCTCGGCAGGGTCTCCGACGCGTGGCTCTCGGTTCCCGGTCTCGCCGTGCGCGGCGCCGCCATCGCTGTCACGGGCGTCGTGGGCGCGGGCGCGCTGGTCACGGCGGTCGCGCTGATCCTGCGCGGCGGCACCATCGTGGCGCTCTCGCAGTCGGCCAACCTGGACCTGTGGGGCGTCATCGCGATGGGACTCGCGCAGGTGCTCTACCTGCCGACGCTGATCGTCTGGGCCGTGTCCTTCCTCTCCGGCCCCGGTTTCGCCGTCGGCGTCGGCACCTCGGTCACGCCCGCGGGCACACAGCTCGGCGTCGTGCCGGGCGTGCCGCTGCTCGGCGTGCTCCCCGACTCCACCTCGCCGTGGCTGCTGGTCCTCGCGCTGCTCCCGATCGCGGCGGGCGCCCTCGCGGGCTGGGCGGTGCGCTCGCGCCTGCAGCGCGACGCCGAGCCCGCCGGGCCCCGCGCCGTCATCGCCGTGGCGATCGCGGCGCTGTCCGCCGCGGTCGCCGCGCTCCTGTGCCTCGTCGCCTCGGGCTCGCTCGGACCCGACCGGCTCTCCCAGGTCGGGCCGGAGCCGGGACCCGTCGCCCTCGCGATCGGGCTCGAGGTGCTCGTCGGGGCCGGCATCCTGCTGCTCTCGCCGCGGGCGCGTCACGACTAG
- the purN gene encoding phosphoribosylglycinamide formyltransferase, protein MFTVAVLISGAGSNLRALLEAARHPDFPARVIVVGADREAAGLAHAEEFGMPSFVVPWRGAAEREAWGDELNEQLAAWSPDLVVLSGLMRLVPPAVVSAWAPRLINTHPAHLPEFPGAHAVRDALAAGATTTGASVIVVDDGVDSGPILAQERVAVLPGDDETTLHERIKPVERRLLIDVVRRFATGELDPAAIAAS, encoded by the coding sequence GTGTTCACGGTGGCCGTCCTCATCTCCGGCGCCGGCTCCAACCTTCGTGCCCTTCTCGAGGCGGCACGGCACCCCGACTTTCCCGCACGCGTGATCGTCGTGGGCGCGGATCGCGAAGCGGCAGGCCTCGCGCACGCGGAGGAGTTCGGCATGCCGAGCTTCGTCGTCCCGTGGCGCGGCGCCGCCGAGCGGGAGGCCTGGGGCGACGAGCTCAACGAGCAGCTCGCCGCCTGGTCGCCGGACCTCGTCGTGCTGAGCGGCCTCATGCGGCTCGTGCCGCCCGCCGTCGTCTCCGCCTGGGCGCCGCGGCTCATCAACACGCATCCGGCCCACCTGCCCGAGTTCCCCGGCGCCCACGCCGTGCGCGACGCGCTCGCCGCGGGTGCCACGACCACCGGCGCGAGCGTCATCGTCGTCGACGACGGCGTCGACTCGGGGCCGATCCTCGCCCAGGAGCGCGTGGCGGTGCTGCCGGGCGACGACGAGACCACGCTCCATGAGCGCATCAAGCCGGTCGAGCGGCGGCTGCTGATCGACGTCGTTCGGCGGTTCGCGACCGGGGAGCTCGACCCGGCGGCGATCGCCGCATCCTGA
- the purH gene encoding bifunctional phosphoribosylaminoimidazolecarboxamide formyltransferase/IMP cyclohydrolase produces MAGPSHDPSLYRPRDVVPIRRALVSVSDKTDLLRLAEALAGAGVEIVSTGSTAQTIRDAGHPVTDVASVTGFPESLDGRVKTLHPGVHAGLLADLRLEDHERQLSELEIAPFELVVVNLYPFVETVASGAEGDVVVEQIDIGGPAMVRASAKNYANVAIVVSPESYPAIIEALGAGGTSLTQRKELAARAFAHTASYDRAVATWFAEGTLVEEDLPGHLTINAERLATLRYGENAHQRAAIYTRAGGHGIAQATQLQGKEMSYNNYVDADAALRAAFDLVKPAVAIIKHANPCGIAIGAPNALDPIASAHLRAHECDPVSAFGGVIAANRTVTMKMAENMRDIFTEVIVAPDFEPAALEVFREKKNLRVLQLPVDWTQEPMDVRLVSGGLLLQDADRFPAEIESLVDSWELMSGERPDDEELENLSFAWKTCRAVKSNAIVLAKNSATVGVGMGQVNRVDSCRLAVERAGDRAAGSVAASDAFFPFADGPQVLIDAGISAIIQPGGSVRDDEVIAAAREAGVTMYFTGERHFYH; encoded by the coding sequence ATGGCCGGGCCCAGCCACGATCCGTCCCTCTACCGCCCGCGCGACGTCGTTCCGATCCGGCGCGCCCTCGTCTCGGTCAGCGACAAGACCGACCTGCTGCGTCTCGCGGAAGCGCTCGCCGGCGCCGGCGTCGAGATCGTCTCGACCGGGTCGACCGCGCAGACCATCCGCGACGCCGGGCACCCGGTGACGGATGTCGCCTCCGTCACCGGCTTCCCGGAGTCGCTCGACGGTCGCGTCAAGACCCTGCACCCCGGCGTCCACGCCGGTCTCCTCGCGGACCTGCGCCTCGAGGACCACGAGCGTCAGCTGAGCGAGCTCGAGATCGCGCCGTTCGAGCTCGTCGTCGTGAACCTCTACCCCTTCGTCGAGACCGTCGCCTCCGGGGCCGAAGGCGACGTCGTCGTCGAGCAGATCGACATCGGCGGTCCCGCGATGGTGCGCGCCTCCGCCAAGAACTACGCCAACGTCGCGATCGTCGTCTCACCGGAGAGCTACCCCGCGATCATCGAGGCTCTCGGGGCGGGCGGCACCTCGCTCACGCAGCGCAAGGAGCTCGCGGCGCGCGCCTTCGCGCACACGGCCTCGTACGACCGCGCGGTCGCGACCTGGTTCGCCGAGGGGACCCTCGTCGAGGAGGACCTCCCGGGGCACCTCACGATCAACGCCGAGCGCCTGGCGACCCTGCGGTACGGCGAGAACGCCCACCAGCGCGCCGCGATCTACACCCGCGCCGGCGGCCACGGCATCGCGCAGGCGACGCAGCTGCAGGGCAAGGAGATGTCGTACAACAACTACGTCGACGCGGATGCGGCGCTGCGCGCGGCGTTCGATCTCGTCAAGCCGGCCGTGGCGATCATCAAGCACGCCAACCCCTGCGGCATCGCGATCGGCGCGCCGAACGCGCTCGACCCGATCGCCAGCGCCCACCTGCGCGCGCACGAGTGCGACCCGGTCTCGGCGTTCGGCGGCGTCATCGCGGCCAACCGCACCGTCACGATGAAGATGGCCGAGAACATGCGCGACATCTTCACCGAGGTCATCGTCGCCCCCGACTTCGAGCCCGCCGCGCTCGAGGTCTTCCGGGAGAAGAAGAACCTGCGCGTGCTGCAGCTGCCGGTCGACTGGACGCAGGAGCCGATGGACGTGCGCCTGGTCTCGGGCGGTCTGCTGCTGCAGGACGCCGACCGGTTCCCGGCCGAGATCGAGTCGCTCGTCGACTCGTGGGAGCTCATGTCGGGCGAACGCCCGGACGATGAGGAGCTCGAGAACCTCTCGTTCGCCTGGAAGACGTGCCGCGCGGTCAAGTCGAACGCGATCGTGCTCGCGAAGAACTCCGCCACGGTCGGCGTCGGCATGGGTCAGGTGAACCGCGTGGACTCCTGCCGCCTGGCGGTCGAGCGGGCGGGCGATCGCGCCGCCGGGTCCGTCGCGGCATCCGATGCCTTCTTCCCGTTCGCGGACGGCCCGCAGGTGCTGATCGACGCCGGGATCTCGGCGATCATCCAGCCCGGAGGATCCGTGCGCGACGACGAGGTGATCGCCGCGGCCCGCGAGGCCGGGGTGACCATGTACTTCACCGGGGAGCGGCACTTCTACCACTGA